The Acropora palmata chromosome 3, jaAcrPala1.3, whole genome shotgun sequence nucleotide sequence ATCCAGGTTCCCACGGAACGAAGCTAAAGCGTTAACTTTTTAGCGTCGTCCCATCAGTGTCTTTGAAGTGTAGTCTGTGACCGGTTACTGTAACAGAGACTATAAATGTACGCATGGCAAATAACTTAGAAGGCGGAACATGTGAATTCGTAGCATAGAAGTGAGACGAGAATACACAAGCTTTAACCTCTAATCCACACGTCAAAAGGCTACAACTGATAAGTTAAACTTGATGTTTTAATATATATTAATGCCCGAATAAAAATTTCAGTCATCTGCTCAGTCGTTGAGGATAGCGCACTGGCTAATTGTCCTTTCACTCTTTTCCCGGACGAGGCGCAACTTCAGAAACTAAAATATGCCAAGTTTTACTTTTCGAAATGTGGATTAACCTAAAAGCGACGTCGACAAGCCCTTTTTCCACCGCGCAAAATTGATAAACTTGCATGATAGACAAGATATTGGAAATGCACTAAACCAGCGCGCTGAAATCAACAACATTCCATGAGCTAAAAATAAGCAGTCTGTAACTGCATGTTGCTAGTGCTAAATAGACCAATTAGTTTATCATTTGTCATAACAAAGGAAGGGATGATGTCCATAAATGTTCGAACATGCAGCCGTCGGTATGACAGAAAGGCAATGCAAATAATCATGCAATAaggagcagtcgtggctcagttggctagtgcgcggctttctgAGCGAGAGGTCCccggttcgatcttcagtgacttcaacgtctgcttcgactttcctctgatccgtgtagctatagctttgaatacccgtaaaacggagcactgacagtGGCAGGGGGGGGTAAagggcgcaccgtcggcttccattgatagcaGTCTCGTTGGGaatgaaggaactaccgacgttaaataaaagtgACCTTTACCTTAACCTTTTTATAATGACTCATAATCATTGCGGCGAGAGCAAATGTAATGTGGAACAGGGCATATAATCTCAGAAATCACGAGTGATTCCTGTAcattgcaaaacaacaacatttttcaaggGAACGTAAAACTAGCCTCCAGCGATGAATTCTAATTCAGCGGTCCAAAACATGGTCTTTCAGCGCAATTTACAAAGtagaaatatttaacaattattcctcgagcccgaatgggctatgagtcaatagcccatgaggccgaaggccgtatgggctattgattcagaggctacgagggcgagaggaataattgttttagtaaaatccaactaattggcaaaaaaaatatcgagactaaacatctttcgcaagttaaagctagacaccAATCCTATTTTACcgcaaaacattacaaatatgacggacgcttttcgctactagtgggctcaATAACAtgtagcctactagtagctcaaccaatcagaacgcagcattgatgatagaccactagttggattttactaaagatAGATGGatggatagatagatagatagacagaCAAATAGAAACAGAAAGTTATCCTTTCGTTAGAGATTTAAAGATTAACTGAAGTTTTAAGGTACGTTTGAGCTCTTTTCTAATTTAAGTCTATTTTTGAAAAGCCCTTTGTTgtttaattgttatttcttgAAGGCCTTAAGAGAAAACGATTGGCGTTGAAATTCGAACATCTCTTAGTTTTGCCTGATTATAAGTTGTCCCAAACACCCAAAACAATTTCTAAACCAACAGAAAAATAGTTGCAAATTCAGCTGCAAGTTGAAGCAAGAAAAACAgatcaaaatggaaaaatccAAATTCATTAAGCTTTCTGCGCTCTGCATTCTGCAAATGAAAGTTCGGCTTCCAGTTTAGTTGTGCGTCTCATTGCCAAGTAGGCATGTTGGTTATAAGTGCCTGACGTAGTCAACAATCTAGAGcgaagttttatttttaaatcgacCTGCGATGCCCTTTTTGCTTTCCACAAGAACAAATTCCTCTGCGTTCTTCGTCGACTGTCTTGACTCTGCGCTGTAAATCAAGGTATTCCACTTACTGCGAGCCACTGAATCAAGTTCGCGGAAATAAATCAGTTGAAAACTAAATATTCAGATATTGCGAAGATGGCTTTCAGGAGACTTTTGTTCAGGCAATTAATCAGTAATATTGGGAATGttctgttattttttaaacaaaaagtttatCATCTCTGATTGGTCTGGTTCCTCATTCACTGTCATGGTGCTGcccaagttttattttttcatttccttatAGTGGCCTCAAAAGTTATGATCTTTTCATTATCCTGTGCGCGAAATCAGGCAACAATTACGAATCACCTCCAAGAATAATACAGTGCTTTTAAAATTAGACCCACGCATTTACCATAATGGCCCCTTTTGCTTGGAAATCCTGCCAAATTAATTCGGACTGCTAaccacatttctttcatattggGCTCACCTCGAGCACTTCAAGTGAACAATATTGCAATTTTGTATGATATAGAGTTTGAATGTTTGAATATGTTTTGAAGCAGTCTTAGAATTTGGCTATTTTCTGCGGAGATGAGTGATGCTTTTGAGTGTAGTAATAAAGCATTAAGCACCTACATAATAGgaagtttgtttatttttgttattgatgTTTTGTAGTGCCAcattctttgttgttttccaGTTATACAACCAGTCCATATTGAGACATCTGAAGGGCGAAATTCGATTTTAATGAATATAGCTTTATCATTTTCGTTGTGGATAGCCAAGGGTCAACATTGAGTTAAAAGCAGACCATCGAGGCGTAACATTGATTTTCGCCGTGTAAACCTCGTTGGAGATGTcaagaaatttcacaaaagCGATCGAGAGCGAGTTTGACCTGGTGACTTCAACATGGCCCCGCAGTTTAGTTATCTTAGCTTTCACTCTGATGGTTGTGATCACTATAGTGACTATAATTGGAAATGCCTTTGTCATCGTGGCCTTAACAAAGATCAATGCACTGAAAAAGATGGCGAACAATCAGGTTGTTATTTCATTGGCCACAGCCGATCTTTTAGTTGGCGTTCTAGTAATGCCGTGTTCGATTGACAGTGTTTTGGTCGGTGAATGGCGGTTTGGTCATCTTTGGGGAAGACTCAACGCCTTTGGAAACTTCTGCTTTTGTATTTCGTCGATAATGCATCTGGCATTGTTATCTGTTGATCGTTACATTGCCGTCTCACGTCCTCTGACTTATCTGGTAACTGTGACAAAAACTAGGGCTCGAATGGCTTGTTTGGCAATGTGGTTGTACTCAACGCTATGGGCTTTGCCGCCACTTTTCGGCATCAGTTCGTACGAATGCTTTATTCCATATATCGGTAAATGTTATAAAGAAGACTGGTTCCAGACGGCAGCCGATGTTTTTTTCACTGTGTCAGTCGTTTGTGGAACTTACGGGACAGCAGTAGTAGTTATGATCTTCGTTTACGCGAGAATTTTCGCTGCCATTTTTAAACAGTCGAAACGAACCCACTTAGATGTGACGAGGGAATACACTAGAAGAAACTCAAACTCGGCTGTTAGAGCGAGGGCATCAGCAAGGAAGGGACTTCTGACTGTACTGATCGTCATTGGGACGTATTTAGTGTGTTGGTCGCCATTTTGTGTTCTCCTTTTCGTGCAAATgatttatggaaaaaacgCTGGAGGACAGACTTCTGATTTAATAACAATGTTTATCGGCTTTGCTAATAGTGCCTGTAATCCAGTTATATATTGCATCCGGTATAGAGCATTTCGTCGGACAGTTCATCGCATTTTGGTGAGGACGAATCATTGGTTAAGAGGTTTTTTAATAGAGCTGAAAATGACTCAAGCAAACACACAGACTACAACGAGTTCCTCAAACGTTTATATAGTTGGTTAATTAGTGGTGAAACAAATTGTACCATATCATATGTTTTCATGATAATAGACGAAATCAACTCATATATTGATAAACTAAAAATTGTTCCATTTAAAGATATTGATTTTCAGAATGACCTGACTTGGAGAATTATAAAGCATTTCGATTCTCTCCACGGCCGCAACTGCATCGTCACAGTTTGCAAAGCTGCAATATGATTCAAATTGGTTCCGATCATTGTCAATGATCATGAAGCACAAACTCGAAACGTGCTGCACGTGAGCCGGGGTCGCAATGTAGCTTATATAACCTTTTGCCGTTcttcctggaaaaaaaaaaaacaactgacaaaaactaaacaaaacaacaacacgaaaaagcaaataaaggttctgacgacaattTCCGTTCCGGCATTAtcgtttattttcaaaattcacgtCAAAATATACTTTGTGGTATTTATTCAGATGCTTTCGATAGGAATGTTGTACAACTTCAACGAGAAGGAATTAACGAGAAATACTTAGAACACAATTTGACGCCTTTTAAAATGCCTTTGATATTATTTACTTTGGTTTAAGATGGTCTTACTTCTGAAAGTTGGTGTGCTTGAATTAGTGAGTTTGCCTTTCCAAAAACGAACGAACTTAACTGTGATCTCTGTATATAAACAgttgaattaaattaaaagacaTGCATTATAGAACTGTTGCATCAAATGGTTAGTGCTCCCACCAAACTTCGAATAATTTCTAGATGTCTTTGTCCGTATCTTTACATAAGTTCATCAATTTATAAGAAACTTTCTATCACAAAACGGCAATTGAATTTCCcgtcacattaaaaaaaaaatcgccaTTTTTAACTTTGGTGCCAAGTTTATAAAATGGCTAAGGCATATCACTTCTCCTTAATTATATTGGCAAAGTTACATTTCATTGACGAAATGTGGCATTGAAGTTGACAAAAgcttacaaaattaatttggcaGCAGTGACATCTCTCCAGTACGTACTCGAATTAAGACGTCGTAAACTAAAGGAATTTACGTGCAGGGTCTGATATAGGAAATATCAGAAAGCCTGCTAGATCATAATGTATGAATGTTTGTCAATTATATTTCGCCACCAAGCTTTGTGATTCATCGTTTTGAAATTACCACTGGTTCTGTTCATTAATGCACCTTTAAGTTGATAAATATCAAGGAGTTGCGCATTTCGCGGCCTAAGCATcgcaacaacaaaacaaagttagCGCTACCATTGTAGGTTTTTTTTAGGTAAGGGTCATCAGATTCTGTGTGTAATTAAGGGAGCAGAG carries:
- the LOC141876189 gene encoding G-protein coupled receptor 161-like, with translation MSRNFTKAIESEFDLVTSTWPRSLVILAFTLMVVITIVTIIGNAFVIVALTKINALKKMANNQVVISLATADLLVGVLVMPCSIDSVLVGEWRFGHLWGRLNAFGNFCFCISSIMHLALLSVDRYIAVSRPLTYLVTVTKTRARMACLAMWLYSTLWALPPLFGISSYECFIPYIGKCYKEDWFQTAADVFFTVSVVCGTYGTAVVVMIFVYARIFAAIFKQSKRTHLDVTREYTRRNSNSAVRARASARKGLLTVLIVIGTYLVCWSPFCVLLFVQMIYGKNAGGQTSDLITMFIGFANSACNPVIYCIRYRAFRRTVHRILVRTNHWLRGFLIELKMTQANTQTTTSSSNVYIVG